The bacterium genome contains the following window.
ACGGACATGCGGCTGTAGACGTAGACAGATGTATTCTTTGCGGATTATGCTACGGGATTTGTCCACAAAATGCCAAAGTCGTAAGAAATGACATTGATAAAGCAAAAGAAGTCATAAAAAACAATGAGTTCAGCGTTGTCAGTATTGCTCCTTCATTTTTTGCTTATTACAAACAACCATATCCGGGTAAAATATTAAAGGCTCTTTTCTTGCTCGGATTTTCCGGTATAGAACAAACCTCCAGAGCAGTGAAAAGCGTTTCTGATCAGCATCTTAAATATTATGTTAAAGAGCAAAAAATTGTAATTTCAAGTTCTTGTCCTGCAACAGTAAATCTTATGGAAAAATATTATCCTGATTTGCTAAAGTATCTTGCACCCGTAGTAAGTCCTGCAATAGCGCATTCTAAAATTATAAAAAACGAGCATAAGAATAATAGTTGCGGAATTGTTTTTATTTCTCCCTGTATTGCAAAAAAGCAGGAATTAAGCGATTCCGATATAAATGTCTGCTTAACTTTTGATGAAATGGAAGAATGGATAAAAACAGAAAACATAGAATTAGATAAACTTGAACCGGCTGATTTTAAAGAATATTTTTCACAAAATTCTTCTTTATTCCCGCTTTTAGGAGGATTAATAAAAAGAGTCGGGCTTTCTGAAAACTCTTTCGACAAAGAAATTATTTCAATAAGCGGCATCAGCGAAATTAAAGAAACATTAGATTTAATTAGAGAAAATAAAATAAAATCAGGTTTTATTGATATTTTGTCATGCAAAGGCGGCTGCGTATCAGGACCTTGCAGACCAAAAAGCTGCACAGATAAGAATTTCATGGAATTAAAAATCAATCTTATAGAAAACATGAAAAATTTGCCTGAAAAAGCTGATGAAAACTTGCTTTCAGACAATGAGCTTTATAGAGAATACCGGAATAAAGCCATAAAATCCGAAAATTATAAAGAAAAAGATATAAAAGCTATACTTGCACTTACCGGAAAAATAACCCCCGAAGATGAACATAATTGCGGTGCTTGCGGATACAACACATGCAGGGACAAAGCCATTGCAGTAATAAACGGAATGGCAGAAGCAGAAATGTGCATTCCGTATATGAGAAATCAGGCAGAAAAATTTACATCAATAGTCATAAAAAATACGCCAAACGGAATTATTTTACTCGATAAAAATTTTAAAATTACTGAAATCAATCCCGCTTTCGAAAAAATAGTTGATAAAACAGCAGAAGAACTTATTAATTCGCATATTTCCGAAATTATGGATGAAACTCCTTTCAAATTAGTAAGTTTCGAAGAAGAAACAGTTCATAAGTCAACAATAACAGTAAATAATAAAAATTTAAACCAGATTATTTACTCTGTACCTGATAAAAAACTTATTGCAGCTGTATTCATAGATATTAGTGATATAGAGGCTCAAAAAAAGGCTCTAAACAAAACAAAACACGAAACATTAACCAGAGCTCAGGCAGTTATAAATAAACAAATGCTGGTAGCTCAGGAAATCGCAGGTCTGCTCGGAGAATCCACCGCAGAAACCAAAGTTTTACTGGGTCAGCTAATAAAGACGCTGTCAGAGGATTAAATGTTTATAGAATATGCCGTAAGACAACTTAATAAAAAAGGCGAAGAGCTTTGTGGAGACAATATAGAGATTACAAAAAGCCCTTCAAGCAAGATTTTTGTTTTATCTGACGGGTTGGGAAGCGGTGTAAAGGCAAGCATTCTCTCTACACTTACTAAAAAAATAGCTGCCACTATGCTAATGCACGGAATGCCTATTGAAGAAGTCGTAGAAACAATTATCAGCACCTTACCTGTATGCAAGGTAAGAAACATTGCATATTCAACTTTTTCAATATTGCAAATATTTGACGACTTCGAAGCCAAGCTTGTTGAATTTGATACTCCCGATACTTTGCTTTTTCATAACAATGAATTTGTAGATTACAGCTACGAAAATTTAAAAATATCAGATAAAAAAATTAAAATAAGCAGATTTAAACTTTTTGACGGAGATTTTCTTGTAATTTTAAGCGACGGCATAATGCATG
Protein-coding sequences here:
- a CDS encoding [Fe-Fe] hydrogenase large subunit C-terminal domain-containing protein, translated to MNILSINEVNCKDCYKCVRHCPVNAIKVKNGHAAVDVDRCILCGLCYGICPQNAKVVRNDIDKAKEVIKNNEFSVVSIAPSFFAYYKQPYPGKILKALFLLGFSGIEQTSRAVKSVSDQHLKYYVKEQKIVISSSCPATVNLMEKYYPDLLKYLAPVVSPAIAHSKIIKNEHKNNSCGIVFISPCIAKKQELSDSDINVCLTFDEMEEWIKTENIELDKLEPADFKEYFSQNSSLFPLLGGLIKRVGLSENSFDKEIISISGISEIKETLDLIRENKIKSGFIDILSCKGGCVSGPCRPKSCTDKNFMELKINLIENMKNLPEKADENLLSDNELYREYRNKAIKSENYKEKDIKAILALTGKITPEDEHNCGACGYNTCRDKAIAVINGMAEAEMCIPYMRNQAEKFTSIVIKNTPNGIILLDKNFKITEINPAFEKIVDKTAEELINSHISEIMDETPFKLVSFEEETVHKSTITVNNKNLNQIIYSVPDKKLIAAVFIDISDIEAQKKALNKTKHETLTRAQAVINKQMLVAQEIAGLLGESTAETKVLLGQLIKTLSED